DNA sequence from the Salvia splendens isolate huo1 chromosome 19, SspV2, whole genome shotgun sequence genome:
AGGAGGTGATTCCATTgtggaagtgaagaaggtcATCGCATCTCTCGAGGCTTCTCGAATAACATCTCACGATGTTGTGGCAAACTGTTCGAGTGAAAATTGTGGTGCTTATCTATGTgaattagttggaaataaaattgcaccgtcctttccaatacaTTTGAAGGAGATTGCCTTTATCTGTGGGGATTTGCGTGTTTGGAAATCTACACGTTTGAATCCTCGATCAACATCTCTCGACATCGATGCGAGGTTGATCCCTTCGCGCAATGACACGTCATGTGTGAGCATTCTTGGAAGCGAGGAGGACGAGATCGTGATTTTAGAAGGGATGATAGAGTTCCAGAACAGGTTCAAAGTTTATCCGTTGGCGAATCTGAATGATGAAGGGAGACGTTCAGTTGTTCGttgtgcgtttgatccaggaggagacgtctGTCATCAATTTTTGGCTTTCAACTCTCGCTTCGtgatttccaccttgaggacaaggtggatttcaaccgtgggggagttgatacgagtatatcttcgGGAATATTTAGCATATCTCTATTTCCATATCGTTATTATCTtgttcaccaagttaggttattcataggagtattataaataggactattgtcattctcattattcaatcaagaaatatgaaattatctttttaGCTTTTATCGTATCTTATCTTTTTGCAATCCTaaatcttggtttgatcgaccgGCAAAGCTCCGGCGACTGCCTTTTATCGTGTTAAGGGAACTtcacccttaacaattggtgctttcattctcGAACTCATGGCCGACGTCAATCTTCGTTCATGGCCGGAGATATCGCAAGCATCCGAAGGCTTGCAACTGAATTCAACAACAACAACGTTGGAGTATATCCACGCTTGGCTCGCCCGACTCGAGACCCGATTGAGTGAGCATGAGCGTTGGGCAGCAGCCACGCTCCCTCCGTTGCGCCCCGAGCCTGACCCACCGGACGGCCCCCCGCTGTACGCCGTTGCACAGCCGCCTTACCAGCCCTACctatctcctatttataagactactctgacttagggaataagaaataaagatactaagaatatatggaaagatatgctaaatcaatactaaactaaataatagatATATGGGATATTCGTAGAGATATTCTCGTATCATAAATGAAGACGTACCCTGTGCCACAACTTGTTGAAATCTTTCTCTTATTATTGTTACAAATTTGAATAGTCCATTGCTCTTATTAAATTCATTCACTAGCTCTTGTGTCCCGCTCAGATGTGGATCACTAAAGAGAAGCACCAGAAACAGACGATAAATATTTGTTTAGCGaaataaaaatcaaccaaaagCTTATTTCTTACAATTATAGGTCTCGTTCTCATGACGAATAATGAAGGAGTACTCTTCGTTTGGGTTCTCAGGTCTAATATTTGTGAATATGAATTTTACACCTAGGAGAAAGAGAATGGGTGAGAAATGGAAAATGATGTATAAGGGTTTCATCCATTCTCAGCAATTCTTTACCATCTCCACATTCAATACGGACCCTTTTATACCAAGAAATATATAGCCTCCTCTATTTATTTCCAAAATAAAAGGCAGATATTAAGTCAGCTTCAAAAAAGAGTAACCGTTTCCGTATTCATGGATGGCTGCATGTTCAGATTTTGATATAATCATTCCTATGTATTCAAATAAaagcatttttcttttttttatcatcttcATTTTCCTAATCAAAAACCAAAACGTGCAGTGTTGATAAGCAAAAATTTCGTGCATAATAGTGTAATACTTCTATAaggaaacaaattaaataattccaGTCAGAATATTAGAAAAGTGAAAACACACCTTCAGACTGCTGAGACATAATATCAGCATATTCATCTTTCCTTTCCCACTGATCTTTCACAAGTCCTTTAAATTCTCCATTCCTAGTTTTCATAACAGATATAGATTCCCTGATTGTCATCCGCTTTGCGAGTCTTCACTAAAATTGTGGCATCGAAAGAAGATTTAAACAACCACTCAAACATATTAGCAGATAAAGTTGTTTTGGTATCAACATTAACTAGCACCATCTGTAGTTGATGTTGTTAAATGCATTTGCTCTTTTGCTGATCACAAATTTCAAAGCATGTGTTGCTTTTTTAGACATGTTCGTATCATGAGACAAATCATTAACTTGATCatatattatttgtttttaaatgCACAAGTGAAATTTGTTTGCCCACGAGATGTCCTTCACATGGTATGGTTCTAATCAAATTATATTTGAGAATCATTAGATTAGCACTCTAATAGCAAGTTGACATTAGTCACCGTGTCTACATATTTAATGAGTCTCAAATTCAAGTATTAGCTGAAGAAACATTCCATTCCATCCCTtgatgtgcgtaaataaaatgaataaagaagATGGATTATCCCCTGAACTCAGCAATTCGAACATGATGCAGTTTTTGTGGTGAAATTAATTccaattatttttaattcaacCAATGTTAACTATCTATTGACACAAAGAGCCTAGCAGGTCAATCACagagtactttttttttctttctttcttttgaaAGAGGGTCAATAATGGTTCCCCTAACTCATTAACAATACTACTATCTCCATCCATAAATTGAGTCTTTATCCATTATTTGGGCCGTATCCAAAAATGAGTCTATCCATTTATAGTATGTTTTTTCTCTATAATTAGATGAGTCTCATTTTCCATTATCCGCACGTACtgcaactactttttctctctatctagtcatactttaccaatttagAATTGAAATTTACAAGcaagactatttttttggacggagTTAGTATATGCTTATCTGTTTCTACGCTATCCTATTGTATCACAAGGCCACTTCCAAGCTACAAGAATGTTCACAGAAAAACTAATTGAATTATTGAGTGAATCTTTTCAACAGAAAATCATGTCCAAAATTACAAAACTGTTGTACCAGCAAGAGCCTTCACCAAAGAATCTTCAGCTTCTCTCAGTTCCCCTTTTAGCTTTGCAATTTACCTCTGccgagaaatttcggaatatgggTCTCAATTCGCTAACCTTTCGAGATTAGTGATTAGATTCGCTACCTTTCAGAATATGGGCTCGAGGCGTgcgaatttttcaaaataagtgttttttagtttttatatttattctcttcatttttcttattattaccCTCCCAATAATTATCAATTGACCAAACTACCCTTTAACCcaatttctcaaaaatttcaatCTACTCCACTCCAAAAGTCCAAAAAATCAATCTGCTCTTTCAAATTCTCACACCATAAATCATTTTCCCTTTTAAATTTATGACATTAGGAGTTCTATACTCTCTCAAATTCACACCAAAAATCATTTAAAAGCTTTTAAATTTCTGACGTTAGGAGTTCTATACTatatcaataaattaataatttaataaagagtaaaggtcaattttggtcctaaacatacaaccaaaatacgaatttggtccaaaacattcacttttggaaaaacaggtccataacaaatgaaaatgttgaCGAAGTAGTCCTTTTTTTATGGTTCTGttaaaaaactaacggtcaacgctaATTGCACAAAAGTATGACCATTAGTTTATTGACGGAACTGTAAAAAAAGGACCACTTcgacaaggatttcatttgttatggacctgttttGTAATGACCACCCTTTTAATAACCATTAGACAACGATGAAGTTGGAtacataaattcaaattttctaaatttgaatTTAGAACGGAAGTATTTATTTTCGTGCACGAGAAAAGTTTGCTAAGTCGTAAAGGGAATAGGACGTGAAGTATTacgaacaaataaaaagaaatttgcGCTCTTTATTGCTTCACGAGTTAAACACTCGAAATCATACAAGAGgagaaataaaaacataatcTCGTTTCTAGCCAAGCTATTACATACATCACGGCGTCTAAGTTACCAATATGGGAATACAAGTGTTTAAAAGAAGCAAGCTTGTAACGCCCTACTTTTCGAACTCTAATTTTCGAACACTAAGACGATTTCATTTATATCTTTGATTGccgcaattaaatgacgaattgttatgtatttgctttggtgacctaattcggatttgaccgagtcaaattcATCGATTTATGACgtgactttaattaattgatgcggaatgaaatatatattgcagtaaattattttttggggagtgagatttaaataggatcatcaataattaccttgcccttttgttGAGAAATTTCGACCACTGTTACTTGTTGGAGaggaattttattttcttggatttaattatttgcttgggataattatccaattaaatccaaagcctaattaccttatttcttcatgagaaaatCGACTCCTATTGTTGTactaagggagatttcgaaatcttccGAATTTTGTGGGAGGAaggaattatttattatttatttggatcCCTTATTTAgttctttccatgaatgaattggaatatcctagcaaatcttaccttactttattttattaaggatttggaaatttttccttgtgggagggccaaatcacacgcctacttcCTTTTAatgtgggaggatttttattaatttttctgctccatattattttattctgctccgtgaaaataccaaattacatcaaaggctaattaaatagccaagattttcgaaaattcctcCTTATTTCCTCCCTCAAATTCACGCCAATCATCTCCCTCAAATCccctcaaatctttatttaatttattctcccaaatcttcaaattaattgtgggatattttattttcaactctataaatagagactaaactaaaacctaaaccctagccACCCAATCCCACACGCCTacactctctctcacacgcccattctctcttccccactcctcccacacttgttcttctactctactcaagatcctttcgattcgccaagagtttgttgaagaatcaagagatatattcgtttctaccgattgtttaattcaagaaaggtacaatcaaacctctatttTTCATTCCTCTCTATCTAAACAttcttttgactccctcatgcatatagtgagtgtagggatatcaaatctaaggatttaatcggtgggaatttatttttgtatgtgtgtatgcgttttgaatgaaattgtatgaAGATTTAATGAATCATTAGTAAATGatgtatgattatatgaaaacatgagtgtgaggactcttttaagcatgtttgtgtgttaaaaccatgaaaaggttgtgtttgaatgaatggggataaaaccctaattcgaatttttaagcatTGAAAACTGTGGATttggacagtagattccgacacgTTTTTGACCAATCAAATGAACTTAATAAGTAAACTTTATGATGTATTCTGTgatgtgtgtgaatttcaacacATTTGGACAaaggatggatttttggtgaatttttgaagttaactgcgcaattctgccggaaaatgttttctcgaccagtaggttacgttttcgatttgaccgacctaaaaaggttattttgacatgaatttttaactggaagttatttgatgagtctactacattgtggtaaaattttagccccaacaGAAGTCGGGAGAGTTttgaataatatttataaaatagttgagcagtgctgccagatttctatctttacaaaaacaactatgttgttataaatgatatacatgatttatatatgtgatgacgtgatgtgttattcaaagatggggaaaaagggaaacgttggggacatgcatgattttgagtcggtatttgagactgattgtgatacacataatgtaaaggtgataactcgcgctctcagcgtgacagcaagggaaaggaaatacttgaaatctaagcagtcgaggtgggctttcttttaaataaggacgatgtcctaagtATTTTACCGATgagaatgaaattgtgtttatcatgccttgtttggTTTTAACATgtctatctgatgtggcttttgccactattatttaaatcgaattcgggtactcgtagagccgcaaactctacttggattagtgtacaccaatggtagaccgtgtgtcagcgtacgggttggccggtctagtgacttggtttgcggccgcaaacttgtcatgtatgtgcggatatggctaacgtctatgggaaaatgactgatctgtcgactttttacaatgggaaatgattttgagtgcctcgggcctttctaaagctaaaccccgatggttacttacgtatggcttGATAacatatactcatatttaaaatgttttcggcataagtccactgagtatctttatagtactcagccctgcatgtgttttcgaaGGCTCAACACAACGACTCGTccccgcccaaccacgaagaatgaggtaatAAGTATCTTGATTAATATTGATCTGAAACTGTGAAATGTTGTAAATTGcgatgggaatattactcttGTGAGAATGaagatatttttatgggaatCGAAGCTAATATGACGTCTTTGAAAATGTTGCTTGGAAGTGTgggatgatgaaaatacatggatatgaaattgcttAATACGACTATGCAAAAAATGATGAATATTGTTGTGCACACCCCGATAGGGAAAATCGGCAAATATGTGATTTGatagatgaaattctaaatgattgatattacatgaattgtgattaCGTGAAGTATGAGTGTGATTACTTGATTATACAGTAATATTTTAGATTGTACTTACCGCTGCAAGCAACAGGCTTCTTTCCACAAAGCATACATAAAGCGATAAGAGCAGAACGTGATTAACATGAAAGCAGTGTACATAATACCTCATAGACAGTCCAATCTGGCACGACTTACATCAACAATATTTTTCAGGAGAATGAGAAGAGTGCATATGGAATCACGGACACACAAACTCATTAAAGGACTAAGTTCTCCAATATGCTACTAACTTACCTCCTTGCACATGGGAACATATTCCTTATGAATCCTAAGTATGGCCGCTTTGTTACTTGTTCAATTACCTTACAAGAGGAACATTGGTATTCTCTGTCACCTTCACATCTGCAGGAATACTAATAATCAGTAGAATACTAACCATAATAAAGACCACGTCTTCTGAGTAAACATGCATAAGTGTTTTATTTTCCTTATATGCAGTGGAGACGGCCACGGGGTCTAATAAAATCTTTTAGATATTGGTTGAAATGAACTCATCAGCTTTTGACAATTGCCTCCTTGACCTTTTTCTCGTCGCATTCTGCACAGAAATGTCacaattattttcaaaatatatgcACAGCTTTAACTGCACCTCAGGTGAAAGAATGTCGTGCAACATTTTGTAGGGCTTCAATGCTGGATCAAGCGCAGTTGCGGCCATTCCTGTGGTAGGTCAGAATACATCTTTAATACACGACCGCAATGTTAAGTCAAGTGACTTATAATTCACTTGGAATTCTCGATGACAAGAGTGAACTGCTCAATTTGATCAGAAACTTCTCCCAGACGACGGAACTAGTCAGTAAAACAGTCAAAATATTTAACTAGATACTATAACCAGCAAATGAAAAATGATAACAAGATAACAACTTGCCACATAACGACTTACCTCTACGTGACTAAATGTGTGCTTACTTTTGCCTTTGATTACAACGGGCAGCAGAATGTCGCACACCCAAGCAAGACAATCTGCTTTTGGTGTGGCGACATCCATAACGTATGAAAGGTATCTAAACGATCGCAAAGCAAAAATACGTTTAATAATTATGGAACCATATATAGCCATTCCAGGTAACCAGCAATGCACATTTATGATACCTGAGCTTTGTGTATGCATCTGAAACGCCAAAAAAAAAGCAAATTCATCCATCAACCATTTCCACGAACCATGTCGCAACAAGTTTCTTTGCTCAATCTGTTGGCCTTTCATTGCAGTCTCCAAAACACTGTCGTAAGCGATAGTTTCTACAATAGATGTGCCCTGGACATACCACATAGTTAGTGATGCCACTCTCACCGAAGGACGGAATcttgattttgaataaaataGGCATTAAGCATGAACTATAAAACATCTACATATACCTTGTAACTATTTTGATCAGCATAGGTTGGATAGTTGATGTATACCTGTATTTTCCCAGCTTTTTCGTGCTCTGTTTCCCGAGATATAATACAATGACGATGCTTCTCCCCCTGcatcaaaataagcaaaaaaacTTGACCCCTTCGGACACACAAACAGATCTGTTTCAGAAACAACAGAAAACCAAACATGAGGTCGATACAGTAATGATTCATCAGCAATGTCATCCACATGAACAAGAGTATGCCCACAATACTTTCCCTTCGAATCTTGGACTTCGATTATTAGATCATCTCCAAATCCATCCGGCAAATCAAGAGCACTAGAATTCACTTATCCATGAACTACCAAATATAAGAAGTAGACGAAGAATGTGAAACAAAACATATAAGACGCGAGCTTCACTAGATCCAGGATGCTTTCTCAATGCATCCTCTTCAGGCAAACTTTTAAATCTCAACAAACAAGaatatgattttgaaatttaaaacaAGATTTACAATCCGAGTATACGTTAGATTGAATGAGAAACAAGACTCCATATTGATATATGAATGAATATATGAAACCTGCATACCTTATACCAATTCATAAGTTGATGCCAATTTTACTAAGATTGTGTGCTTCTCTCAACCAAGCAAGGAAGAAAGATGGTTGTCTTTGCTTCTGTCATAGTGTAGCCCCCATTTCTGAACAGATCCAGAAACTCAGGAAGAAACCTTGTCAAAGTTAtagaagatcaagagtgaagaaAGGATCTgagatagtttaaatatgataGATAAGAACTATCAGGACATATATATTCATTGGCTGTAACATCATTAGGGAGCTAGATATTGGAGAATCAATAACAATTTTCAATATTAGCAATTCCACAAACAAACTGAATAAACAAATGTTCTAATAACAAGTGTCCTAAGAACACTCATCAAATATGCTAccactcatttttttttatcaaaagtatcatttgatAAATTCAGACAGCAAAGCACATGGACATgctgacaaaaaaaaaatagacaaattaataaaatcctattTACCTTTATAAGCCTGATGTGTTGGATTCACAAAACCTCAACATAAACCACTTTAAGAATATATTTAAGACTTCAATCCCCTCCCTTCTCATGGATGGAAGAGCCTGTATATCATAAACAAACAGAAGGTTAAAAGAAAATTTCAAGTTACACAATCAAAACTAGAATTTATGTTGAATGAACCGTCTGCAACATGTTAATACCATCAACTTGCTTTTGGAATtcagagcattagcaatggggcgccc
Encoded proteins:
- the LOC121779472 gene encoding uncharacterized protein LOC121779472 isoform X2; the encoded protein is MNWYKGEKHRHCIISRETEHEKAGKIQGTSIVETIAYDSVLETAMKGQQIEQRNLLRHGSWKWLMDEFAFFLAFQMHTQSSDTFHTLWMSPHQKQIVLLGCATFCCPL
- the LOC121779472 gene encoding uncharacterized protein LOC121779472 isoform X1, with the protein product MWMTLLMNHYCIDLMFGFLLFLKQICLCVRRGQVFLLILMQGEKHRHCIISRETEHEKAGKIQGTSIVETIAYDSVLETAMKGQQIEQRNLLRHGSWKWLMDEFAFFLAFQMHTQSSDTFHTLWMSPHQKQIVLLGCATFCCPL